The Cryptococcus gattii WM276 chromosome B, complete sequence genome has a segment encoding these proteins:
- a CDS encoding Pyridoxal reductase, putative (Hypothetical Protein) has product MVANTSPTTLVVGKTVSRLGTAVDSGANCWSTATFYGPASDPTANLKLIRAFFDKYPEYISKVVLIVKGGLDVKTWSPVKGDDISFFRNEIEQVKAILGDKELDVYCLARLSETAVEIIFTNMAQLIKEGSVKAIGVSEMSAASLEKAHKLTRSTRFAPSLSMRLKSPYSHTSPRSATPSPGAPPILSRSWLIPPLGKANSRGQAFYENQKLVDQVEEIAKKKGVTTGQLALAWILAQSEFAIPIPGSTNVGRIRENVSAINVKLDSEELEALNKLASAFEVQGARYPEAFQKYLVSF; this is encoded by the exons ATGGTCGCTAATACTTCTCCTACAACCCTTGTTGTTGGTAAGACTGTCAGTCGACTAGG GACGGCTGTCGATTCTGGTGCCAACTGCTGGTCTACTGCTACCTTCTATGGACCCGCCTCCGATCCCACAGCCAACCTCAAGCTCATCAGAGCCTTTTTCGACAAGTACCCTGAATACATTTCCAAGGTTGTCTTGATTGTGAAAGGTGGACTGGATGTGAAGACGTGGTCTCCTGTCAAGGGCGATGA CATAAGCTTCTTCCGAAATGAAATAGAACAAGTGAAGGCTATTCTAGGCGATAAGGAGTTGGACGTATATTGCCTCGCTCGACTGAGTGAAACTGCCGTCGAAATCATCTTCACCAACATGGCTCAACTCATAAAGGAAGGATCCGTCAAGGCTATCGGTGTCAGTGAGATGTCGGCTGCTTCTCTCGAGAAAGCCCACAAG CTGACAAGATCTACTAGATTTGCCCCATCGCTGTCAATGAGATTGAAGTCTCCTTATTCTCATACGAGCCCTCGATCCGCGACTCCGTCGCCTGGTGCACCGCCCATTCTGTCCCGATCTTGGCTTATTCCCCCCTTGGGCAAGGCCAACTCACGC GGCCAAGCGTTCTACGAGAACCAAAAATTGGTGGACCAGGTCGAGGAGATtgcgaagaagaagggcgTGACCACTGGGCAGTTAGCGTTGGCTTGGATCCTTGCCCAATCAGAGTTT GCGATCCCTATCCCTGGATCAACTAATGTTGGTCGAATCCGAGAGAATGTTTCTGCCATAAATGTTAAGCTCGACAGTGAAGAGCTCGAGGCTCTTAACAAGCTAGCTTCGGCTTTCGAGGTTCAAGGTGCCCGTTATCCCGAGGCGTTCCAAAAATATCTCGTAAGCTTTTAA
- a CDS encoding Hypothetical Protein (Similar to TIGR gene model, INSD accession AAW45659.1), whose product MRIPLDVAHSVVRALHTIRDDSAAGNVTQASVQIPNSQPLWAQPLSPNLAAFSIEMDRWPDWAGQKVGEPNQYVNQVLTNLGERTGAMPYFRVGADSEDRATIDLSFEVMNATFPAPSAEVPVPEANHISIGRDFYVLSGNLPAGTTFQWGINLASLNRTETIAQAKLVAEAFQGDRANLTANVRLDGLEIGNEPDAYPTGKTGFDATWTPVNYTNTWVDYAKGVSEVIQLGGDGPYLTPGAMTGFETPTWTPQSTIEAGILDNELRAVIKQYNQHVYSGAFGYGYPLTPVGGLMDKETVRTNVTTRTDGLSAVKSHGLQYVFRLTRSSHGQPGTSNTAEGALWAIDWMLQLASLGVERMHFHHGVGFRYNFFQPVATDAEFNDGLNLTDRAHILPAYHAALIVNEAIGTNGNSYVAEISTANDNVVAYGIWENEDLVRMVVTNTEVYTTDDEAAQQGRSKFEINLVGAEGRNATVKRLFAPQTTAMRGLTWAGQSFDTEDGKPTGQVTEESLNNGVLEIDASSAALICFK is encoded by the exons ATGCGTATCCCTCTCGACGTTGCACACTCGGTAGTACGTGCTTTGCACACCATCCGTGATGACTCTGCCGCGGGTAATGTTACCCAAGCTTCGGTTCAGATCCCTAACAGCCAACCCTTATGGGCCCAGCCACTTTCCCCGAACTTGGCTGCCTTTTCAATTGAGATGGATCGATGGCCAGATTGGGCGGGGCAAAAAGTCGGAGAACCAAACCAGTATGTCAATCAGGTACTCACCAATTTGGGAGAACGTACCGGCGCAATGCCCTACTTCAGGGTCGGAG CCGACTCCGAAGACCGTGCGACGATCGACTTGTCCTTTGAGGTGATGAATGCCACTTTCCCCGCGCCTTCCGCAGAGGTACCGGTTCCTGAAGCAAATCACATCTCCATTGGTCGTGACTTTTACGTACTTTCCGGTAATCTTCCTGCTGGTACAACTTTCCAATGGGGTATCAATCTCGCAAGTCTCAACCGCACCGAGACTATTGCGCAGGCGAAGCTCGTCGCCGAAGCTTTCCAAGGGGACCGGGCTAATTTGACTGCCAATGTCCGTCTCGATGGTTTGGAGATAGGTAACGAGCCCGATGCTTACCCTACTGGGAAAACAGGGTTCGATGCGACGTGGACCCCGGTGAATTACACTAATACATGGGTCGATTACGCTAAAGGAGTATCGGAAGTCATTCAGTTGGGTGGCGATGGTCCCTACCTTACTCCTGGTGCGATGACCGGTTTTGAGACTCCCACCTGGACACCTCAATCTACTATTGAGGCTGGAATTTTGGACAACGAACTCCGAGCTGTTATCAAGCAGTATAATCAGCATGTCTACTCGGGCGCTTTCGGTTATGGTTATCCTTTGACCCCTGTGGGTGGTTTGATGGACAAGGAAACTGTACGAACAAACGTTACCACTCGGACCGATGGACTAAGTGCTGTCAAGAGTCACGGTCTGCAATACGTCTTC AGACTAACAAGGAGCAGCCACGGTCAGCCTGGTACCAGTAACACCGCCGAAGGAGCCCTATGGGCCATTGACTGGATGCTTCAACTTGCTTCGTTGGGTGTCGAGCGTATGCACTTCCACCACGGTGTCGGATTCCGCTACAATTTCTTCCAACCCGTCGCTACCGATGCTGAATTCAACGATGGACTCAACTTGACCGATCGAGCTCACATTCTTCCTGCTTACCATGCCGCTCTTATTGTCAACGAAGCAATTGGCACCAACGGAAACTCTTACGTTGCCGAAATTAGTACCGCAAACGATAACGTGGTGGCATATGGTATTTGGGAAAATGAAGATTTAGTCCGGATGGTGGTTACAAACACCGAGGTTTACACCACCGATGATGAAGCAGCTCAACAGGGAAGGAGCAAGTTTGAGATCAACCTTGTTGGGGCAGAGGGAAGGAACGCAACCGTGAAGAGGTTGTTTGCGCCGCAAACCACTGCAATGCGCGGACT TACTTGGGCTGGTCAGTCTTTCGACACTGAAGATGGCAAACCAACTGGACAAGTCACGGAGGAGTCTCTTAACAACGGCGTCCTTGAAATTGATGCGTCTTCCGCTGCTCTCATCTGCTTTAAGTAA